A genomic segment from Desulfuromonas thiophila encodes:
- a CDS encoding NUDIX domain-containing protein has product MQTALQPAIKTSVVACIIDSQSRILLTRRSIPPFFGQWVMPGGKIDHGESIASALQREVQEEVGLQVEPAELVDIYEHLAIGHKKDHYIILYYRARPLTLQLRINPAELSEAVWFEADHLPTLDVPPGCRQVLARLYPEVNWPRLQPPGDDADCEIPGLCPLP; this is encoded by the coding sequence ATGCAAACCGCTCTGCAACCCGCCATCAAGACCTCGGTGGTGGCCTGCATCATCGACAGCCAGTCGCGCATCCTGCTGACCCGCCGCAGCATTCCGCCCTTCTTCGGCCAATGGGTCATGCCCGGCGGCAAGATCGACCATGGCGAATCCATTGCCAGCGCCTTGCAGCGCGAGGTCCAGGAGGAGGTCGGGCTGCAGGTCGAACCGGCGGAGCTTGTTGATATTTATGAACATCTGGCCATCGGCCACAAGAAGGACCACTACATCATTCTTTACTACCGCGCCCGGCCACTGACGCTGCAGCTGCGCATCAATCCGGCCGAACTGAGCGAGGCGGTCTGGTTCGAGGCCGACCACCTGCCGACACTGGACGTACCGCCCGGCTGTCGCCAGGTGCTGGCACGGCTCTACCCGGAGGTGAACTGGCCCCGGTTGCAGCCACCGGGCGACGATGCCGACTGCGAAATCCCCGGCCTCTGTCCGCTGCCCTGA
- a CDS encoding argininosuccinate synthase, with translation MQRKGSVKKVVLAYSGGLDTSIILKWLTEEYDCEVVAYSADLGQGEELDHIPAKAKKTGASSCHIVDLKEEFARDFVFPMFRANAIYEGRYFLGTSIARPLIAKAQMEIAAKEGADAVSHGATGKGNDQVRFEIAYYHYDPAIKVIAPWREWDLKSRTALEEYARKHDIPIPTSKKFPWSSDRNLLHISFEGDILENPWAEAPEEMYQLTVRPEDAPDQAEYVEVEFEKGDAVAVNGERLSPANLLAKLNQLGGKHGIGRVDLLENRYVGMKSRGVYETPGGTILEEAHRAVESICMDREVMHLRDSLVPRYADMIYNGYWFAPERIALQALIDQTQQSVNGKARIKLYKGHARVVGRDSASDSLFNVDFATFEADDVYNQADAEGFIKLNALRLRIAAIQRQNRK, from the coding sequence ATGCAACGAAAAGGTTCCGTCAAGAAGGTCGTCCTCGCCTATTCCGGCGGGCTCGACACCTCCATCATCCTCAAGTGGCTGACCGAGGAATACGACTGCGAAGTGGTCGCCTACTCGGCCGATCTCGGCCAGGGCGAAGAGCTCGACCATATCCCCGCCAAGGCCAAAAAAACCGGCGCCAGCAGCTGCCACATTGTCGACCTGAAAGAGGAATTCGCCCGCGATTTCGTCTTCCCGATGTTTCGCGCCAATGCCATCTACGAGGGCCGCTACTTCCTCGGCACCTCCATCGCCCGGCCGCTGATCGCCAAGGCGCAGATGGAAATCGCCGCCAAGGAAGGGGCCGACGCCGTCTCCCATGGCGCCACCGGCAAGGGCAACGACCAGGTGCGCTTCGAGATCGCCTACTACCACTACGACCCGGCGATCAAGGTCATTGCCCCCTGGCGCGAGTGGGATCTGAAGAGCCGCACCGCCCTCGAAGAATACGCTCGCAAGCACGACATTCCGATCCCGACCAGCAAGAAGTTCCCCTGGAGCTCGGACCGCAACCTACTGCACATCTCCTTCGAAGGGGACATCCTGGAGAATCCCTGGGCCGAGGCGCCAGAGGAGATGTACCAGCTCACCGTCCGGCCCGAGGACGCGCCGGATCAGGCCGAGTATGTCGAGGTTGAGTTCGAGAAGGGCGACGCCGTGGCCGTCAACGGTGAGCGCCTGTCACCGGCCAACCTGCTGGCCAAACTCAACCAGCTTGGCGGCAAGCACGGTATCGGCCGCGTTGATCTGCTGGAAAACCGCTATGTCGGCATGAAGAGCCGTGGCGTCTATGAGACACCGGGTGGCACCATTCTGGAAGAAGCCCATCGCGCCGTCGAGTCGATCTGCATGGACCGTGAGGTGATGCATCTGCGGGATTCGCTGGTACCGCGTTATGCCGACATGATCTACAACGGCTACTGGTTCGCGCCCGAGCGCATCGCCCTGCAGGCCCTGATCGACCAGACCCAGCAAAGCGTCAACGGCAAGGCCCGCATCAAGCTCTACAAGGGCCACGCCCGCGTGGTCGGCCGCGATTCGGCCAGCGATAGCCTGTTCAATGTCGATTTCGCCACCTTCGAGGCCGACGACGTCTACAATCAGGCCGATGCCGAGGGCTTCATCAAGCTCAACGCCCTGCGTCTGCGTATCGCCGCCATCCAACGGCAGAACCGCAAGTAA
- a CDS encoding RDD family protein: MELRCPHCGFSSDVKPAELPQTPPLQVHCPRCRNSFILPAAAEPAAAAVASASPPPPPPVAAAPPAPLPGGFWRRLLAALLDGLLSSLAQFALVAALRLVIELGTLHSNGGTELLLMLGGTLVSLAYYVFFTGYNGQTPGKMVLGLQVVADDGGPVGYGRAFWRETLGKFLSSILLLVGYLMVAIRADKRGLHDLIAGTRVIRC, translated from the coding sequence ATGGAACTGCGCTGCCCCCACTGCGGATTCAGCAGTGACGTCAAACCAGCCGAACTGCCCCAGACGCCGCCCCTGCAGGTGCACTGCCCACGCTGCCGCAACAGCTTTATTCTGCCGGCTGCGGCAGAACCCGCGGCAGCGGCTGTGGCGTCAGCCTCACCACCCCCACCGCCACCTGTTGCCGCAGCGCCACCGGCGCCACTGCCCGGCGGTTTCTGGCGCCGGCTGCTGGCGGCCCTGCTCGATGGCCTGCTGTCGTCCCTGGCGCAGTTCGCCCTGGTGGCGGCACTACGCCTGGTCATTGAGCTGGGCACCCTGCACAGCAATGGCGGAACCGAACTGCTGCTGATGCTGGGCGGCACCCTGGTCTCGCTGGCCTATTATGTCTTTTTCACCGGCTACAACGGCCAGACGCCGGGCAAGATGGTTCTGGGTCTGCAGGTGGTGGCCGACGATGGCGGACCGGTGGGCTACGGCCGTGCCTTCTGGCGCGAAACCCTCGGCAAGTTTCTCTCCAGCATTCTGCTGCTGGTCGGCTACCTGATGGTGGCCATCCGTGCCGACAAGCGCGGCCTGCACGATCTGATTGCCGGCACCCGGGTCATCCGGTGCTAG